A window of the Hordeum vulgare subsp. vulgare chromosome 5H, MorexV3_pseudomolecules_assembly, whole genome shotgun sequence genome harbors these coding sequences:
- the LOC123398835 gene encoding cinnamoyl-CoA reductase 1-like, protein MPIETTDNVPAADLPGHGRTVCVTGAGGFIASWLVKRLLQKGYTVRGTVRNPVDPKNDHLRAFDGAADRLVLLRADLMEPETLVEAFTGCEGIFHAASPVTDDPEKMIEPAIRGTKYVITAAADMGIKRVVFTSTIGTVYMNPHRDPSKPVDDTCWSDLDYCKKTANWYCYAKTVAEQDALETARQRGIELVVVNPVLVLGPLLQPTVNASTEHVMKYLTGSAKTYVNAAQAYVHVKDVAEAHVRVYEAPDAHGRYICAEGTTLHRGELCRVLGKLFPEYPVPTKCKDEVNPPVKGYKFTNQRLKDLGMEFVPVLQSIYETVKSLQEKGMLPVLPPSDDVRDNMHEQLIMKPAQLLRN, encoded by the exons ATGCCGATCGAGACGACAGATAACGTGCCGGCAGCCGACCTTCCCGGCCACGGCCGGACGGTGTGCGTCACCGGCGCCGGCGGCTTCATCGCCTCGTGGCTCGTCAAGCGCCTCCTCCAGAAGGGGTACACCGTGCGAGGCACCGTTCGCAACCCTG TTGATCCAAAGAACGATCACTTGAGAGCCTTTGACGGCGCCGccgaccgcctcgtcctcctccgcgCCGATCTTATGGAGCCAGAAACCCTCGTCGAGGCCTTCACCGGCTGCGAGGGCATCTTCCACGCCGCTTCCCCCGTCACCGACGACCCT GAGAAGATGATCGAGCCGGCGATCCGGGGGACCAAGTACGTGATCACTGCAGCCGCGGACATGGGCATCAAGCGTGTGGTTTTCACGTCGACCATCGGCACGGTGTACATGAACCCCCACAGGGACCCCAGCAAGCCCGTCGATGACACCTGCTGGAGCGACCTTGACTACTGCAAAAAGACAGCG AACTGGTACTGCTACGCCAAGACGGTGGCCGAGCAGGACGCGCTTGAGACGGCGCGGCAGCGCGGCATCGAGCTGGTCGTGGTGAACCCGGTGCTGGTGCTGGGCCCGCTGCTGCAGCCGACGGTGAACGCGAGCACGGAGCACGTGATGAAGTACCTGACGGGGTCGGCCAAGACGTACGTGAACGCGGCGCAGGCGTACGTGCACGTCAAGGACGTGGCCGAGGCGCACGTCCGCGTCTACGAGGCCCCCGACGCGCACGGCCGCTACATCTGCGCCGAGGGCACCACGCTCCACCGCGGCGAGCTCTGCCGCGTCCTCGGCAAGCTCTTCCCCGAGTATCCCGTACCCACCAA gtGCAAGGACGAGGTGAACCCACCGGTGAAAGGGTACAAGTTCACTAACCAGAGGCTCAAGGACCTGGGGATGGAGTTCGTGCCGGTGCTGCAGAGTATATACGAGACGGTGAAGAGCCTCCAGGAGAAAGGGATGCTGCCGGTGCTACCACCAAGTGACGACGTCCGAGACAACATGCATGAGCAGCTCATCATGAAGCCCGCTCAGTTGCTACGTAATTAA